In Stenotrophomonas sp. ESTM1D_MKCIP4_1, a single genomic region encodes these proteins:
- a CDS encoding TonB-dependent receptor → MAQTATTLDAVEVTGTRIKRAEVEGQVPIQTLTRSEIERTGLNSIGEVLQQLTGSGSALNAKFNSSGNFGFPPDGSGVGAGSAQVDLRHLGAKRVLVLVDGIRWVNESSASGVGAATDLNTIPLAIVERIEVLEDGASSLYGSDAIAGVVNIITRRDFDGGQVTLNYGEYSKGDGTQKGVDLAWGTRGDRYSVFVGGSWTKQDPVYARDREQSRLPIPGTGLAFGSGGIPQGRFMFIDPNTGAVQNIVPNSGASNPSYDGSAGCDRSDSYHCFTTADRFNFAEYNMVLTPSERKGIFGQFRFDVSDNVQWYVKALGNRRESTNQAAPEPLFFGPEAGTGNPLADNIVISALNPYNPFGFTLDSSDNLIMIGRRPVEGGARVFEQKVDTQYVATGLEGSFQAADRQWYWDVNGMYSKNKATQTNYGSYNIYNINLALGDPALCAATAGCVPLDIFGGAGSITPEMLQWIQPVVRDRSQNELTLFTANLSSELFNLPAGAVSFATGLEHRKYEGWYQPDPLTVIGHYNGVPSQPTSGSYDVNEAYLELNVPLFAAPSYGGKLDLSLAGRYSDYSTFGGEFTPKYGLRWQVTNDFVLRTTYAEGFRAPSIGELYGSAARADLQIFDPCSIGLGGTAPRGSAANCAALGVPTGFQQANSQISVTTGGNRELDPERSRSFSAGFVWSPWFGNNTGWSERFDVDVTFYRHTIDGAIQAINAQTQLDLCVDTLDPLYCDGITRASTGGINGFNNRLTNLGSIKTDGWDVDLHWTLPQSAAGQFKIGWQNTFVGRYEATGAAGQKQPQGPGIEVADSSIPEWTSNLSLGWTLGNWSANWTVRHISELTEDCGDAVAFPVCSNQTAGTNTLAATTFHDAQVGYRIEWMKGLQLTAGLNNVFDKDPPICLSCSLNGYDASTYDIPRGRYWYMRADLRF, encoded by the coding sequence ATGGCGCAGACCGCCACGACGCTGGATGCCGTGGAAGTGACCGGCACGCGCATCAAGCGCGCTGAGGTGGAAGGCCAGGTGCCGATCCAGACCCTCACCCGCAGCGAGATCGAACGCACCGGCCTGAACTCCATCGGTGAAGTGCTGCAGCAGCTCACCGGTTCCGGTTCGGCGTTGAATGCCAAGTTCAACTCTTCCGGCAACTTCGGCTTCCCACCCGATGGCAGCGGCGTCGGTGCGGGTTCGGCGCAGGTCGATCTGCGCCACCTGGGTGCCAAGCGCGTGCTGGTGCTGGTCGATGGCATCCGTTGGGTCAATGAATCCTCCGCCTCGGGCGTGGGTGCGGCGACCGATCTGAACACCATTCCGCTGGCGATTGTTGAACGCATCGAGGTGCTCGAAGACGGAGCCTCCTCGCTGTACGGTTCCGACGCCATTGCCGGCGTGGTCAACATCATCACCCGCCGTGATTTCGATGGCGGCCAGGTGACACTGAATTACGGCGAATACAGCAAGGGCGATGGTACGCAGAAGGGCGTGGACCTGGCCTGGGGCACGCGGGGCGATCGCTACAGCGTGTTCGTGGGCGGCAGCTGGACCAAGCAGGATCCGGTGTATGCACGCGATCGCGAGCAGTCGCGATTGCCAATTCCTGGTACTGGACTTGCCTTTGGCAGTGGCGGCATTCCGCAGGGCCGCTTCATGTTCATCGATCCCAACACCGGGGCAGTGCAGAACATTGTTCCCAACTCTGGAGCCAGTAACCCAAGTTATGACGGCAGCGCCGGCTGCGACCGTAGCGACAGCTATCACTGTTTCACTACCGCCGATCGCTTCAACTTCGCCGAATACAACATGGTGCTGACGCCGTCCGAGCGCAAAGGCATCTTCGGGCAGTTCCGCTTCGACGTCAGCGACAACGTGCAGTGGTATGTGAAGGCGCTGGGCAACCGCCGCGAGTCGACCAACCAGGCCGCGCCGGAGCCGCTGTTCTTCGGTCCCGAGGCGGGCACCGGCAATCCGCTGGCGGACAACATCGTCATCTCCGCATTGAACCCGTACAACCCGTTCGGCTTCACCCTGGACTCGTCGGACAACCTGATCATGATCGGCCGTCGCCCGGTGGAAGGCGGCGCGCGCGTGTTTGAACAGAAGGTGGATACGCAGTATGTCGCCACCGGTCTGGAGGGGAGTTTCCAGGCGGCGGACCGACAGTGGTACTGGGACGTCAATGGCATGTACAGCAAGAACAAGGCCACCCAGACCAACTACGGCAGCTACAACATCTACAACATCAACCTGGCGCTGGGCGATCCGGCGCTCTGTGCCGCCACGGCAGGCTGCGTGCCGCTGGACATCTTCGGCGGCGCCGGTTCGATCACCCCGGAGATGCTGCAGTGGATCCAGCCGGTGGTGCGCGACCGCAGCCAGAACGAACTGACCCTGTTCACCGCCAATCTGTCCAGCGAGCTGTTCAACCTGCCGGCCGGCGCGGTGTCCTTCGCGACCGGTCTGGAACATCGCAAATATGAGGGCTGGTACCAGCCCGATCCGCTGACGGTGATCGGCCACTACAACGGCGTGCCATCGCAACCGACGTCCGGCTCCTATGACGTCAATGAAGCCTATCTGGAATTGAACGTCCCGCTGTTTGCCGCGCCCTCCTATGGCGGCAAGCTGGACCTGAGTCTGGCCGGGCGCTATTCGGATTACTCGACCTTTGGCGGCGAGTTCACCCCCAAGTACGGCCTGCGCTGGCAGGTGACCAATGACTTCGTGCTGCGTACGACTTACGCCGAAGGCTTCCGTGCGCCGTCGATCGGTGAGCTGTACGGCTCTGCCGCGCGTGCCGACCTGCAGATCTTCGATCCGTGCTCGATCGGCCTGGGGGGCACGGCGCCTCGAGGCAGTGCCGCCAACTGTGCTGCGCTGGGCGTGCCCACGGGCTTCCAGCAGGCCAACTCGCAGATCTCAGTCACCACCGGTGGCAACCGCGAGCTGGACCCGGAGCGCTCGCGCAGCTTCAGCGCCGGCTTTGTCTGGAGCCCGTGGTTCGGCAACAACACCGGCTGGTCGGAGCGCTTCGACGTGGATGTGACGTTCTACCGGCACACCATTGATGGTGCGATCCAGGCCATCAACGCGCAGACCCAGCTGGACCTGTGCGTGGACACGCTGGACCCCCTGTACTGCGATGGCATTACCCGCGCCAGTACCGGTGGCATCAACGGGTTCAACAACCGGCTGACCAACCTGGGTTCGATCAAGACCGATGGCTGGGATGTGGATCTGCACTGGACGCTGCCGCAGAGCGCGGCGGGCCAGTTCAAGATTGGCTGGCAGAACACCTTCGTGGGCCGTTACGAAGCCACGGGCGCGGCCGGGCAGAAGCAGCCGCAGGGGCCGGGCATCGAAGTGGCCGACAGCTCCATTCCCGAGTGGACCAGCAATCTCTCGCTGGGCTGGACGCTGGGCAACTGGAGCGCCAACTGGACGGTGCGCCACATTTCCGAGCTGACGGAAGACTGCGGTGATGCGGTCGCCTTCCCGGTGTGCAGCAACCAGACCGCAGGCACCAACACGCTGGCGGCAACCACGTTCCATGATGCCCAGGTGGGCTACAGGATCGAGTGGATGAAGGGGCTGCAGCTGACTGCTGGGTTGAACAACGTGTTCGACAAGGATCCGCCGATCTGCCTGTCGTGCTCGTTGAACGGCTACGACGCCTCCACCTATGACATCCCGCGTGGCCGCTACTGGTACATGCGCGCGGACCTGCGGTTCTGA
- a CDS encoding putative type VI secretion system effector: MKIEADVSSGNGGLDIETGIISDLRVRHVVETVFWQDGDRSGIAATGAIAAALGLSGPAAGMAMMSAEEMAEPVTRVEFRLGEIQVEGLLWNWPFSEGDRVKIVGSMGEDKRFFALSVLDEDKRLIVSYPYISSGSGAHWIGVLKYTLMFSLPSAAAFTIAVGMGSIDEAPLDWMFLKWLIYTFAGCVFVSCIIGIRIGSRFTRYARMADSIFKSLGWVNWRYLNLRRITNLSKRVGDHPALGDTYFRY; the protein is encoded by the coding sequence ATGAAAATCGAAGCTGATGTGTCATCCGGGAATGGGGGGCTTGATATCGAAACCGGCATCATCTCCGATCTTCGAGTCAGACACGTTGTGGAAACTGTATTCTGGCAAGACGGCGATCGATCAGGCATCGCGGCTACTGGTGCCATTGCAGCCGCGCTGGGGCTGAGCGGGCCTGCAGCTGGGATGGCGATGATGTCAGCTGAGGAGATGGCTGAGCCGGTTACCAGAGTCGAGTTCCGACTTGGCGAAATTCAGGTGGAAGGATTGCTTTGGAACTGGCCCTTCAGTGAGGGGGATCGAGTAAAGATCGTTGGAAGTATGGGCGAAGATAAAAGATTTTTTGCTCTATCGGTACTGGATGAGGATAAGAGGCTGATTGTGTCATACCCCTATATCAGCTCTGGGAGCGGGGCACACTGGATCGGTGTTTTGAAATACACGCTGATGTTCTCATTGCCTAGTGCTGCGGCATTTACTATCGCGGTCGGAATGGGGTCGATTGACGAGGCGCCATTGGACTGGATGTTCCTGAAGTGGTTGATTTACACATTTGCTGGTTGCGTTTTTGTGTCTTGCATTATTGGTATCAGGATTGGATCTCGCTTCACGCGTTATGCAAGGATGGCTGACTCAATATTCAAATCTCTTGGTTGGGTAAATTGGAGGTATCTGAATCTGAGGCGCATCACCAATTTGAGTAAAAGAGTGGGCGATCACCCCGCCTTGGGCGATACCTACTTCAGGTATTGA
- a CDS encoding T6SS effector BTH_I2691 family protein: protein MNFEHQCWSGGRKVSDQLDPRMTVLVAWRRHELLPVTLEDFDGQSAAHGVWFEEIITEAIAVLGMHEIGRELLTELADDLKVTGRRSLLWRVVAHNQEELRQELEQTLSAAQVGADTVLEVAGASWAAFVAGTAHLKSFLTLYRKLEVAQKEAAPSTASARILRDTGVDRFVTTAGAYLLNRFPMKGIQDTAGNAMVRFVLLTRALMERDEAISLVADELSHGQQGKRYFLERIRFYRGKGSALPMQFALRDLELNHGALAMRKRWQTAAESSRNAVRLSSLTGVLEMVNFINLAAKVDKDTRDYATLLASGMSLVVVYTSVHETVAKEFFGVGSTSAMRMKAAGSVMAGAGSFIGAYYSYSDAQDAREQQEIAVSVLLNIKAFVTFNGGGAQFLTALAYSSPVIERSLGRNSLTLALRGVRAGLEAAAATEGGSVVASQAMKRLGVWILRLSGWQVALALLVIEVLIWAISPNDLEKWCMNNAFGRNAARGKGERIFGGNPYSTTREQKLAFDQAIGSVTLRAR from the coding sequence TTGAATTTTGAGCATCAATGTTGGAGCGGTGGCCGGAAAGTTTCAGACCAGTTGGACCCAAGGATGACTGTGCTGGTCGCTTGGCGCCGCCATGAGTTGCTTCCTGTGACGCTGGAGGACTTCGATGGTCAGTCGGCGGCGCACGGGGTGTGGTTTGAAGAGATCATCACTGAGGCGATTGCGGTGCTCGGTATGCACGAGATCGGCCGTGAATTGCTGACTGAACTGGCCGACGACCTGAAAGTTACAGGACGACGATCCCTGCTCTGGCGAGTCGTCGCGCACAATCAGGAAGAGCTTCGCCAGGAGTTGGAGCAGACACTCTCGGCAGCGCAGGTCGGGGCCGACACAGTTCTTGAGGTGGCCGGCGCAAGCTGGGCGGCATTCGTCGCAGGCACCGCACATCTGAAGTCTTTCTTGACCCTTTATCGCAAGTTGGAGGTGGCGCAGAAGGAGGCTGCGCCCTCCACCGCCAGTGCCCGCATCCTTCGCGACACTGGCGTTGATCGCTTCGTCACCACGGCCGGCGCGTACCTTCTGAACCGATTCCCGATGAAAGGCATCCAGGATACCGCCGGCAATGCCATGGTCCGGTTCGTGCTTCTGACGCGTGCGTTGATGGAGCGCGATGAGGCAATCAGCCTGGTGGCCGATGAACTAAGCCATGGCCAGCAGGGCAAGCGCTACTTTCTGGAACGGATCCGGTTCTATCGCGGCAAAGGCAGTGCGCTGCCGATGCAGTTCGCGCTTCGGGACCTGGAACTGAATCACGGCGCTTTGGCGATGCGCAAGCGGTGGCAAACCGCGGCGGAGAGCAGCCGCAACGCAGTCCGGCTGAGCTCGCTGACAGGTGTGCTGGAGATGGTGAACTTCATCAATCTGGCAGCGAAGGTGGACAAGGATACGCGCGATTACGCGACGTTACTGGCGTCCGGTATGTCGCTGGTGGTTGTGTACACCAGTGTGCATGAAACGGTGGCCAAGGAGTTTTTTGGTGTGGGTAGTACGAGTGCCATGCGGATGAAAGCTGCCGGGAGTGTGATGGCGGGAGCAGGGAGTTTTATTGGGGCGTACTACAGTTATTCAGACGCCCAAGATGCTCGCGAGCAGCAAGAGATCGCTGTCAGTGTTCTTTTGAATATTAAAGCATTTGTTACTTTTAATGGGGGCGGAGCGCAGTTTCTGACCGCACTCGCCTACTCGTCTCCGGTCATCGAGCGCAGTCTGGGGCGCAACTCATTGACTTTGGCGCTCAGAGGGGTGAGAGCAGGGCTTGAAGCGGCAGCGGCTACGGAGGGTGGGAGTGTCGTTGCGTCGCAGGCCATGAAGCGCCTTGGCGTATGGATTCTGCGATTGAGTGGCTGGCAAGTTGCCTTGGCTCTGCTCGTCATTGAAGTCTTGATATGGGCCATCAGTCCGAACGATTTGGAAAAGTGGTGTATGAACAATGCATTCGGAAGAAACGCTGCGCGTGGAAAAGGTGAGCGCATCTTTGGTGGAAATCCATATTCCACAACGCGAGAACAGAAGCTGGCGTTTGACCAGGCTATTGGCTCGGTTACGTTGAGGGCGCGATGA
- a CDS encoding multifunctional CCA addition/repair protein: MKIYLVGGAVRDRLLQRPAGDRDWVVVGATPAQMEAQGYTAVGRDFPVFLHPKTGEEYALARTERKSGRGYRGFVVDADPAVTLEEDLQRRDFTINAIACDEADGTLVDPYGGARDIQQRVLRHVGPAFVEDPLRVLRAARFMARFAPLGFTVAEETMALMREVAASGELDALVPERVWQELRKALACERPSAFLRTLHDAHALGPILPELEALYGVPQRAEFHPEVDTGIHQEMVSDMAARLAPGDDLVGFAALTHDLGKGLTPPDEWPRHIMHEQRGLKPLKALCARLKIPTEHQQLAEAVCREHLNVHRIDELRDATVLELLCRCDALRRPERVARIALCCEADKRGRLGFEEGDYPQGETLKRLHQAALSVQARDLDLTHLKGPVVGEALARARVKAIAAAR; the protein is encoded by the coding sequence ATGAAGATCTATCTTGTCGGCGGCGCGGTACGCGACCGCCTGCTGCAGCGCCCCGCCGGCGACCGTGACTGGGTGGTGGTCGGTGCCACGCCCGCGCAGATGGAAGCGCAGGGCTACACCGCTGTGGGCCGTGATTTCCCAGTGTTCCTTCACCCGAAAACCGGTGAGGAGTACGCGCTGGCGCGCACCGAGCGCAAATCCGGCCGCGGCTATCGCGGGTTCGTGGTCGATGCCGATCCAGCGGTCACCCTGGAAGAAGACCTGCAGCGCCGCGATTTCACCATCAATGCCATCGCCTGCGACGAAGCCGACGGCACGCTGGTTGATCCCTATGGTGGCGCGCGTGACATCCAGCAGCGCGTGCTGCGCCACGTCGGCCCGGCCTTCGTCGAGGATCCCCTGCGCGTGCTGCGTGCGGCGCGCTTCATGGCGCGCTTCGCTCCGCTGGGTTTCACCGTTGCCGAAGAGACCATGGCGCTGATGCGCGAGGTCGCCGCCAGTGGCGAGCTGGACGCGCTGGTGCCCGAACGCGTGTGGCAGGAACTGCGCAAGGCACTGGCCTGCGAACGCCCGTCGGCCTTCCTGCGCACCCTGCATGACGCGCATGCGCTGGGCCCGATCCTGCCCGAACTGGAAGCGCTGTACGGCGTACCGCAGCGTGCTGAGTTCCACCCCGAAGTGGATACCGGCATCCACCAGGAGATGGTCAGCGACATGGCCGCCCGGCTGGCACCAGGCGACGATCTGGTCGGCTTCGCCGCGCTCACCCACGACCTCGGCAAGGGCCTGACCCCGCCGGACGAATGGCCGCGCCACATCATGCACGAGCAGCGTGGCCTGAAGCCGCTCAAGGCGCTGTGCGCGCGCCTGAAGATTCCCACCGAGCACCAGCAACTGGCCGAAGCCGTCTGCCGCGAACACTTGAACGTGCACCGCATCGACGAACTACGCGATGCCACCGTGCTGGAACTGCTGTGCCGCTGCGACGCGCTGCGCCGGCCCGAGCGCGTGGCCCGCATCGCCCTGTGCTGCGAGGCCGACAAGCGCGGCCGTCTGGGCTTTGAAGAAGGCGATTACCCGCAGGGCGAAACGCTCAAGCGCCTGCACCAAGCGGCGCTGTCGGTACAGGCGCGTGATCTGGACCTGACCCACCTGAAGGGCCCTGTGGTGGGCGAGGCGCTGGCGAGGGCGCGGGTGAAGGCGATTGCAGCCGCGCGGTAG
- a CDS encoding putative type VI secretion system effector, whose protein sequence is MSDGKEALLEMESGVISGLKVQHVMENIFWREDDRVGMAATGALSAALGLSGSAAGMAMMSAEETEEPVAKVEFRLDEMDVEGLLWNWPFNEGEVVRVVGAQNDEGRFFAISVIDEDRRIIVSYPHVSADTLAHWISVLKYSLVISISWWGLVIAFYAWKFYAPFYLLVQSYLVGVLVFCVIGYRVGRRFVRYAKLADSVFSTLGWKGARGINLRIMTKKKRRAGDHVALGDTYFRY, encoded by the coding sequence ATGAGTGACGGCAAAGAGGCTTTGCTTGAAATGGAGAGCGGAGTTATCTCCGGTCTCAAAGTTCAACACGTGATGGAAAACATTTTCTGGCGAGAAGACGATCGAGTAGGAATGGCTGCGACCGGTGCGCTGTCCGCCGCATTAGGTCTCAGTGGTTCGGCTGCCGGCATGGCCATGATGTCTGCGGAGGAAACGGAAGAGCCAGTTGCCAAAGTTGAGTTCAGACTTGATGAAATGGATGTGGAAGGGCTTCTCTGGAACTGGCCTTTCAACGAGGGTGAGGTTGTTCGCGTTGTCGGTGCACAGAACGACGAAGGAAGGTTCTTTGCTATCTCAGTTATTGATGAGGATAGAAGGATTATTGTTTCCTATCCTCATGTCAGTGCTGATACGTTGGCGCATTGGATTTCGGTGCTTAAATATTCGCTTGTGATCTCAATTTCGTGGTGGGGGTTGGTAATAGCTTTCTATGCATGGAAATTTTATGCGCCATTTTACCTTTTGGTTCAGTCGTATTTGGTGGGAGTTCTTGTTTTTTGTGTAATTGGGTATCGAGTTGGTCGTAGATTTGTCAGGTACGCTAAATTGGCGGATTCGGTTTTTTCTACGCTTGGGTGGAAGGGGGCTAGGGGGATTAATCTTCGTATAATGACTAAGAAGAAGCGTCGGGCGGGTGATCATGTCGCTTTGGGTGATACCTATTTCAGATATTGA
- a CDS encoding putative type VI secretion system effector, translated as MDVPSNIPLDTEAGVISELFVEHAFEDVLSRSDDREQMAAVGVVAAALGLSGPSAGMAVMSSEGGAEPVVRVRFMLGDLSVSALLWNWPFREGQSVRVVGKRWPDGTFFAISVLDEDERLIVSYPHVTAGSASHWLRVFWISLAISVVWWGGAAVLATAFVWDVKSDSKLEVISGACIAGASIFGVIGWRIGRRLSRFARMADRVFTALDWSDPTKINLRSGKFAQARKGDASGVGDTYFRY; from the coding sequence ATGGATGTTCCGAGCAACATTCCGCTGGATACAGAGGCCGGTGTGATCTCGGAACTTTTCGTTGAACATGCGTTCGAGGATGTTCTGTCCCGTTCTGACGATCGAGAGCAAATGGCCGCAGTGGGTGTAGTTGCAGCGGCGCTTGGCTTGAGCGGGCCATCAGCAGGCATGGCCGTGATGTCAAGCGAAGGGGGGGCGGAGCCAGTGGTGCGAGTTAGGTTCATGCTGGGAGATCTATCGGTGTCTGCGCTGCTGTGGAACTGGCCGTTTAGGGAGGGGCAGAGCGTTAGAGTGGTGGGCAAGCGATGGCCCGACGGAACGTTCTTTGCGATCTCTGTATTGGACGAGGATGAGAGGCTGATCGTTTCCTATCCTCATGTTACGGCAGGCAGTGCCTCGCACTGGCTGCGTGTCTTCTGGATTTCCTTGGCGATCTCAGTTGTTTGGTGGGGGGGGGCGGCTGTTCTCGCAACTGCCTTTGTTTGGGACGTCAAATCCGATAGTAAGTTAGAAGTTATTTCTGGCGCCTGCATTGCCGGAGCCTCAATTTTTGGAGTGATTGGATGGAGGATCGGGCGTCGTCTATCTAGATTTGCGAGGATGGCAGACCGCGTGTTCACTGCGCTGGATTGGAGCGATCCCACGAAGATTAATCTCAGGTCTGGAAAGTTCGCTCAGGCGCGAAAGGGCGATGCTTCAGGCGTTGGGGATACCTACTTCAGATACTAG
- a CDS encoding transglycosylase SLT domain-containing protein, translated as MTRRSSTALSLLPLSASLLIGCASAQSLDAQSGSLKAAIDAAERGQLDPGQAAALSRHPAYGWVEFAQLRRNIDTVDTSQAQAFLKRYDGQAVANSFRSVWLPSVARRQDWPTLLANWAPTDNLGLRCAQLTARQTTGKVDPQWISEAQDLWRKNGKSLPDACDAVFAVLQAQGGLSDALRWERIDAAADAQQPAVMRSAARGLPAADLTLANTYAAFVDKPNASALNWPRNERSRRIATDGLEKLAKADPDATEQQLPQYAQALGLSAEQQGQVRYQIALWTVASYLPDSARRLNAVPESAYDERLHEWRVREAMSRGDWPAALAAIRKMGNKQRSDSRWAYFEGRMLEKTGQAQQAQPLFRTAARAPTFHGFLAADKLQQNYTLCPWKPNDGSQAQATIARDPAIQRAMALYQIDRTGWAVAEWNSALARFDDTQRRLAVRVAQDNGWFDRAVFALGKQPQEQRLYDLRFPLHHDSTIRRESARNAIDPAWVAAEIRAESTFTPRARSPANAMGLMQVLPATGASVARNIGLTAYGGADSLYDPDTNIAIGTAYLRQLMNKYDGLPYVTIAAYNAGPTPTARWQTQRPGFDPDLWIETISYKETREYVARVLAFSVIYDWRLNGNALPLSDRLMGRLVDKRKAFTCATDADQGGD; from the coding sequence ATGACCCGACGCTCTTCGACCGCCCTGTCCCTGCTCCCGCTGTCCGCATCGCTGCTGATCGGCTGCGCCAGCGCCCAGTCACTCGATGCCCAGAGCGGCTCGCTGAAGGCCGCCATCGACGCGGCCGAACGCGGCCAGCTCGATCCCGGCCAGGCCGCCGCCCTCAGCCGCCATCCGGCCTATGGCTGGGTCGAGTTCGCCCAGCTTCGCCGCAACATCGATACGGTCGATACCAGCCAGGCGCAGGCCTTCCTCAAGCGCTATGACGGGCAGGCCGTGGCCAACAGCTTCCGCAGCGTCTGGCTGCCCTCGGTGGCCCGCCGCCAGGACTGGCCCACCCTGCTGGCCAACTGGGCACCCACCGACAACCTTGGCCTGCGATGCGCCCAGCTGACTGCACGCCAGACCACCGGCAAGGTCGACCCGCAGTGGATCAGCGAAGCGCAGGACCTGTGGCGCAAGAACGGCAAATCACTGCCCGATGCCTGCGACGCCGTGTTCGCCGTGCTGCAGGCGCAGGGCGGCTTGAGCGACGCATTGCGCTGGGAGCGCATCGACGCGGCCGCCGATGCGCAGCAGCCGGCCGTGATGCGCAGCGCCGCGCGCGGCCTGCCCGCCGCCGATCTGACACTGGCAAACACCTATGCCGCCTTCGTCGACAAGCCCAATGCCAGTGCACTGAACTGGCCGCGCAATGAGCGCAGCCGGCGCATCGCCACCGACGGACTGGAAAAACTGGCCAAGGCCGACCCCGATGCCACCGAACAACAGCTGCCCCAGTACGCCCAGGCGCTGGGCCTGAGTGCCGAACAGCAGGGCCAGGTGCGTTACCAGATTGCACTGTGGACGGTCGCCTCGTACCTGCCCGATTCCGCGCGCCGTCTCAACGCCGTGCCCGAATCAGCCTACGACGAGCGCCTGCACGAATGGCGCGTGCGCGAGGCGATGTCGCGCGGCGACTGGCCGGCCGCGCTCGCTGCCATCCGCAAGATGGGCAACAAGCAGCGCAGCGATTCGCGCTGGGCCTACTTTGAAGGGCGCATGCTGGAAAAGACAGGGCAGGCACAGCAGGCGCAGCCGCTGTTCCGCACCGCAGCGCGTGCCCCCACGTTCCATGGGTTCCTGGCGGCCGACAAGCTGCAGCAGAACTACACGCTGTGCCCGTGGAAGCCGAACGACGGCTCGCAGGCGCAGGCCACCATCGCCCGCGACCCCGCCATCCAGCGTGCCATGGCGCTGTACCAGATTGATCGCACCGGTTGGGCCGTGGCCGAGTGGAACAGCGCACTGGCCCGCTTCGATGACACCCAGCGCCGCCTGGCCGTGCGCGTGGCGCAGGACAACGGCTGGTTCGACCGCGCCGTGTTCGCGCTGGGCAAGCAGCCGCAGGAACAGCGCCTGTACGATCTGCGCTTCCCGCTGCACCACGACAGCACCATCCGCCGCGAATCGGCACGCAACGCCATCGACCCGGCCTGGGTGGCCGCCGAAATCCGCGCCGAGAGTACGTTCACCCCGCGCGCGCGCTCGCCTGCCAACGCCATGGGCCTGATGCAGGTGCTGCCCGCCACCGGTGCCAGCGTCGCCCGCAACATCGGCCTGACCGCCTACGGCGGCGCCGACAGCCTGTACGACCCGGACACCAACATCGCCATCGGCACGGCCTACCTGCGCCAGCTGATGAACAAGTACGACGGCCTGCCCTATGTGACCATCGCCGCGTACAACGCCGGGCCGACCCCGACCGCACGCTGGCAGACCCAGCGCCCGGGCTTCGATCCGGACCTGTGGATCGAGACCATCAGCTACAAGGAAACGCGCGAGTACGTCGCCCGCGTGCTGGCCTTCAGCGTGATCTACGACTGGCGCCTCAACGGCAATGCACTGCCGCTGAGCGACCGCCTGATGGGCCGCCTGGTGGACAAGCGAAAGGCGTTCACCTGCGCTACCGATGCGGACCAGGGCGGGGACTGA
- a CDS encoding biopolymer transporter ExbD, which translates to MAFSSAGKSGPLAEINVTPLVDVMLVLLIIFIVTAPMLSRPIAVQLPQATDRVVDRPDPPPPIELRLDASNQLNWNGQPMAIGDLQARLRTEAGQHAGNLPELRIATDPSAEYEGMARILAAAEATGMERIAFVR; encoded by the coding sequence ATGGCGTTCAGTAGCGCAGGAAAGAGCGGCCCCTTGGCGGAGATCAATGTCACGCCGCTGGTGGATGTGATGCTGGTGTTGTTGATCATCTTCATCGTTACCGCGCCGATGCTGTCGCGGCCCATTGCGGTGCAGTTGCCGCAGGCGACCGACCGGGTGGTCGACCGCCCCGATCCACCGCCACCGATCGAGCTGCGGCTGGATGCGTCCAACCAGCTGAACTGGAATGGCCAGCCGATGGCCATCGGTGATCTGCAGGCCCGCCTGCGGACCGAAGCCGGCCAGCACGCCGGTAACCTGCCGGAGCTGCGCATTGCGACCGATCCGTCTGCCGAGTACGAAGGCATGGCGCGGATCCTGGCGGCGGCCGAGGCGACGGGGATGGAGCGCATCGCGTTCGTGCGATGA